GGGTGgcaggggggaggggtggggcgGGGGAGTCTGTCGCCTCTCAGCCCTTCCTGGAAAGGGGAGGCGAGGTGCCCTCTGAGAAGGGTTAGGGTCACAAGAGCTTGCCTAGGGGGCAGTGCACCTGTGGGGACTCGAGGACTCTGCCTGTCCCTCCAGGTGACCTTAGGAAAGGttcctccctgccttcctgaGTAGGCCTGCGCACTGGAGGGAGGTGGGTGCCTAACCCTTTCTGGGCCCCCTCTGTCCCTCACTCtgctgggaggtggtgacagCTGCTTCTACAAAGCTAGGACAGCTGGGTAGCTAGGGACAGCTGGATGGAGTTTTTCCCCCTGCTTCTCTGGCTGCCCAAACAGGCTCTGGGCCTACAGCTGTGTAGCTGattgttggggtgggggtggagctcCAGTCTAACTTATCCTCAGCGGTGTCCCCTCCGTCTCAATCTGATTAATGCACCTGGAGAAAGCCCCCTCTCATTTAGTCCAAACTAACTGGGCCAAGTGGGAAAGACATCAGGCAGCTTGTATCTTGGCTTCCAGCTCTTGGCATGCAGGGTGCACCAGGGCTCCCGACAAACCCAACAGATGTGCGCAAAGTGTCTATCTGCCCACCAGTACCCTCCTGTCTCAGACATCTGTCCCCGCCCTTCAGTCCCAGACAGGTGCAGGAACCTGAGTGGCTCCCGGCTCTGGCTTCTAGCCAGCCAAGGGAGGGAGAAGCCATGAGGAGCTGAGCTTCTAACTCCTGCTCCCTTTCTCTTAAACAGCACACCAGGCTAGGAATGGCCTGATTCTTTGTTCCACTTGGGCCTTCTTTCTTCTGAGAGGTGGGGACAGGGGGCAGCAAAATCTGGATAGTTCACAAGGAGCCTACTCTAAGGCTCCCTACCCACATTGTACGGGGCTCCCTGATCCTACCCAGactggtgtgggtgtgtgggtagtAGGTAGTAGGTCTGCCTCTTACTAGTGTGGAAAAAAACTGAGTTCACTTTAAGGGATACATGCAAAATAGGCAGCTGAGcaaggcatggtagtgcatgctttaatgccagcactccagagacagaggcaggcagatctctgagtgaggtccaggccagccagggctacataaagatcCTGttcccaaaagcaagcaagcaagcaagcaaggagaTGAGCAGAGAACACTTCCTAAGAGGGCCAGCCAGCAATCCCAGAACCCAGCACTTAACTTAGGGGAAGCAATCTCCAGTTCAGGCtggttagtctccaaaacaaagaTCAGGACACTTTGGTGTGACCTCAAGGAAATACTGGGCAGCCAAGAGCCCTTCCCAAACACTGGGGTCTGTAATCACCACTAGATTTAGGAATGCAAACTCTTGGGTTTTTCAGATCTAGGTGCCTCTCCTTTTAAATCACATTACCCCTTTAGTCCCAAGTCATCAAAGGAGTCCAGTGTTCCCTCTCCCTGGAACAGGGCCTGTTTTGTCTCTAAGCCTGCAGCCCTGTACAGTGCTTGGCATATAGCAAATGCTCAATATTCGTGGCTAGAAGGCAGGTAAACTTTGCAGGACTCAAGGGTGTTTCTCCTTCACCTATCTTAGCTAGAAGTACACTGGCAGAACCTCAGAGACGCCAGGGGTTTGTGTGGCATGGGAGGCTTTCAgcaaatatttgtcaaatgaacCCAAGGTGAAGAACAGATGCACTTGGTGCCTGAGGAAGTGATATTTACAGGTCTGAAATTGTCTAGACCCAGGAGAACAGAATCAAGAAAGGGCTGAGGCAGCAGCCTTGGATGCCCCCGCTCATACCAAGCCTAAAGATTCCCGGCCTGGGGGTGCCAGCGGGGTAAGAGGCAAGGCCAGGGCAGGGCTGCGCCATCATGTTTATTAGAAGGTTGGATTTCAGTGTGTGCGCTCTGGACAGATTACAGAATAAATACCTGTGTCTCGAGAACAGGAAGTCCACAATTCATACAAAGTGCTCACTATAGGAAGTAGCTGTGTCAAAATCCAGGAAAGGACCCAAATCTGGGCAGCCCCTTCTCCACTGACCTCAACAAGGGCTgtgctattgtttttatttattatttcttttatttctctttattattattaatattattattatttgctttcgCTGTGGTCACTATCATTGGCATAGTTCTTTTTTTCGACCTTCCTGGACTTGGGGCTCCTGGCTTTGAAAGGTTCCCACTCAGGCTGAAGGTGCCAAAAGCTGCTTGagatgtggccttgaactccgtcTGGGAAGATggtgaggaggaggcagaagaaatcattcttggttttaaaaaattaaaaaacaaaacaaaacgaaaaactCCACAATCTATAGGTCAATCTTTACTCCATCAGTGATCAAACTGCCCAGAAGAAAaactggagggaggagaaaggggccAGTGGGCACCAGGCCATCTCCCAGGGGAAATGAGGAGGAGAGTTGACGACCCAAGGCTTCTTCCAGCCATGGGAggtgaaggggagggagtgggattaaaaaaagaaagaaagaaaagaaagagagagctcAGTGCCTTGAGATAGACACTGTCCCAACTCCAGGGCCACCTGCAGCCCCTACCCAGGCCAGCTCCCACTATCACCTCCTCATCTAGGAgatgcataaaaaaaaaaaaaaaaaaaaaaatcaaaacaaggccctaaataaaacaaaatccaaaaggaaaagacctggaggaatggaggaaggaggagacaggagggtaGAAAGAAGGGCAGGTCTCTGGATGCATAACTCCCGAGCCACCGGGGCTGGGGGGAGGGTCCCCAGCGTCCACTGCCTGCTTGGCGTTAGCTTGTCACATAGTGTTTGGTGGACGGCTGCCCATACACCCTGTAGAAATCCTGGTGGCCAGGCTGCTGGGAGGCGTCGAGCCAGTCTCTGACTGCCAGGCCAGGAAGGGACTGAGGGACGGAGGGTGTGGGTGGAAGAGGGTGTGAGTAATCCTGCGAGGGCACTGTCCAAGGGAAGTGGCCAGATCGGGGGTACGGCTGGTGGCCACCATGGTTGGCCACGGAAGAACAGTAACAGTTGTCCACGGAACAGACGAGAATCTTGCGGCCGCCATACTGGGGAAGCATGGGCTGCTGGGTGCCAGAGCCATTGGGATACTGCGATGGGGGAAACACAGGACTTGAGTGTACTGGTTGGGCACCACCTGGCAGGGCCACCAAGTGCTGGGTGGAGCTGCAGGGCCCCAGGGGCTGCCCAGACTGGCCCTCGCCGCTGGCTGTGCCCGATGCCCCGTACTGGCTGCCCACAGGGCCGGATGACGTCTCAAGAAAGCTGGCCTCTGGGAAGGCTGTCGAGTGCTTGCGCTTTTCTGCCCCAGAGCTGTTCACACCACAAGGGTACAGGGGGACGCTCTGTAGGAAGGGCACCGGTGTGCTGAAGGAACCTGTGGAGATTGGGAGTAAATGTTGCTGAAGCCCCAGCCCAAACAACCCTCGTTTCCTTTCCCATGCAGCCTTTGAACCTCTATGGGTCCAAATATATGgcattttggttgtcatctactattttcattttctagctgagaaaaaaacaaaacaaaaaacaaaaacaaacaattgacACTCAAGGAGGTAATGAAATGTCACTTGCCCAAGGCCCACACTAAAAGTGGTAAAGCAGGGATGTGCACACAGGTCTATCTGTGTTAAGCTACTCGCCTCTTGGAGATAGCACTGACATTTACCCCTGCTCAGAGCCTTCACCCTCACCTTCTAGCATCTTCCGCAACTGCTTCTCCTTCTTGGCCACCTCGTTCAGGAAGAGCTTGGAGTTCAGGTGGCCGATCTTAGGGGGAGAAAGGCTGCTGCCCGTGCAGGTCTGGGTCCTGGGGGCAGTGGACGGGGCAGCTGCTGTGAGGAGGTACCACCACTGagcccgccctccctccctccctctgtgcccTCCCTCAGAGTGCTCtggaggagtgggggtgggggctgccaCGCACCTGTCCATTAGGATCTTCACAGACTTGGTGTTCTGCAAGGGAAGGAGAACACAGTCAGTCAGTGGGAAAGGCAAGGCAGAACAGCCCCATTCATGGAGCACTTGCTAGGTGGCCATCACGGCATGGCTTctgttgtttgaaacagggtctctcaggtGTCCCAGGCTGGACTAGAACAAAGGAttgggatgaccttgaactatcctgccttcacttcccagtGCAGAATTACAGGAGTGTGGCAATGAGCCTAGCATATGGTGCTGAGGCTCAAACCCCAGGCTTCTCATGTGCTAGGCAAATACCGTACAATCTGAGCCACACTCCCGTCAGGCActgttgtttcttctttatgCCCATTATGTCTGGGAGAGGGTTCCATAGGCactctccttttcattttttgagacagggtctctctgttacATAGGCCTagttgtcctagaattcactatgtagactaggctcctctggaactcagagagccatctgtctcttccttctgagtgctgagattaaaggtgtgtaccaccttgTCCAACGGGCTTTTGGAATCTGGCTATGTCTGGATTTCAGAAGGAAGCAATGGtgttcatatgacatcatatataCGTTGCATATGATCCAAACAGGACAACACAGTCCAACCCACCAATGCTTCTACAGCAAcctgtttgaatattttttaccATGTGAACCACAGAAAGACCACTAACTGCCCACATCAGTTCTACCCGGTATTTGCTGTTAAATGAGGTACCAGACTTTGTAAATCTGGACTAATAGAAAAAGGATGGTGAACTGGTATTTATCAAGGCGCAGGGATCATCTATGAATTGCCCAAGGTCCCAAAACTAAGGAAGAACAGATGGACAGACTCTGGCCCACGCAGACTGGCTCCAAAGGCAAAGCCAGGTGAGCACACTGGGACGAAAGCAGTTGGGGAACAGAGCTGTGCAGAGTGGCCCCCAGTCCCACCTTCATGAAGCTGACATCCTCTGTCTTATCGAAGAGAAGCTGCAGGGAGCCCAGCAGCTTCTTGGCCTCCTGCATGCGTTCCCCAAGGTGCAGCGCCTGCGCCGCGTTCTCGCTGCAGAACTTGGCTTGCGCCTTGTCCAGGACCTCTACCGTTTGCCGTaagtcctcatccagcagctggtgaagcTTTTCGTACTGCAGCCTCACCTCTTCCTTCAGCTGGCTCACTTTCTCCTGCAGAAGACCAGGATGGGCAGGCAGGTGAGCACGGAGAGGCCTCTGGCTGATGTCACTATCCCAACTCCATTTCCAATGCTGGAGTCTGGGACCCTGAGGCCCTGGCTTCTGAGGGTAACATGTGACCTGCCAATTCCCCGTGAGTAGCACCGGGCTCTGTGGAACTCCTATTCAGTTCACCTAAGACCCTGCACCCCATCACCCCAACATGGGCTCAGGGTTACCACCTCCACCAGGCGCTTGTCTGACTCGAGCTTGTAGAGCTGGTCCTCAATGTCCTGCTCTCGCTCCTCCAGCCGCTCCTGTTGCTTCATCAGCATCTTCTGCAGAGACAGAGTAACAGCAGTCAGAACGGGGTGCTACTCCAGCCTTAGCAGCCAGCGACCATACTTCCCTCTTGGTAAGACTTCCCAGAAGTCCTTCGGCTCAAGATGACCTAAAACCTCTACCAGCCAGCCTCCCCTGGCCCTCACGCAGCACCCAGGACCAGCAACTTTCAGTAAAGAGACACGGAGAGGCTTCCCATGTGTATTCAAACCCTGAGCTTTCTAAGGGCAGGCAGCAGGCTCTGCCAGCTCACACGTGAAGCACTTGTAGCCCCTGCTTTCTATGCATCCATCATCTCATTCTATCTAGAAAGGGGTTCATCTAATCACCCCACCAGTACAAGGCGGTAAGTACTGTGTTATGATCCTCAttcacagaggaagagaaacTGGGGCCCAGAGAGCTCACACCATCCAGTGTGAGAGACTGGACTGGAAGAGAGATCTGTAGTTAGCATGCCTACAGCTCTGGAAGTAGACCCAGAAtatagttcccagcacccagggcaGGCAGCTCACAGGTGACTTGGGAATCTgactcctctggccttcacagacacctgtgtacacatacacacttgctaCTCTCCCCTGGGGTACCATCTTGAGTAGAGCACCCAAAGGTGCAGAGGGTCAAACAGCCTTCCAAGGTGACACAGGCTCTTGGCCTCACcttttatttgcctttttctttGGTGCAGCAACACAGCCACCCCTTTCTTGTTCCCTAGGCGGAGCACTGGCCTCAGGAGTCAAGTCCTTGCTAGCTATGTCCCTCACAGAGCCCAGGAGGGAGTAACCCTGCTGCTCCCAAGCACATTCTGCTGCCAGACCAAGCTGCTTTTCCAAGCTCTGTCCTTAAAAATGTAAGTCAGcaactgtatttattttgtgtatgagtgtttcgcTTGCATACATTTATGTGCACAGGTCTGTGTCTGGTGCTGGCAGATGTCACAGGTTGGACCCTGGAAATTAAATTATGGATGGTTTAAACCACCATGTGGCACTGGAGTTGAATgtaggtcctcttcaagagtgaCAAATGCTCCTAATTTCCTATTTCTATGGCCCTTCCTTTCTCTATCACCAAACACACCTTTTCAAACAAGGTGTCTCTCTTGCTCAAGATGACTGCCAACTTTCAGATATTTCAGCATGGCCAAGAACAATCTTTTACACATGACTTCCAGCCTCTCAAGTGTAAGGTAAGCACAAGGTAGGTAAGATTTTAGTCTGGGCCAGGATCTCCATGTGCCTTTAGAAGGTTCTGTGACCCTTGCATCTCAGGGATCTTGCCTCTACGACTGTGTTCACCAGGACACTtcagttctttctgtttttttctgggaCCCAACACCACCTTGTCTCCATTGTCTGCTTTCTGAAGAACTTTCcatgtttgttctgtttgttctgaGTTGCTGCAGGTCCCTTCCTATCCTGGTCATGTGATGGGCTGTCACATCCTGCCCTACTCAGGAGCTGGATTCTTTAGCAGAGTGGCCACTTTATATACTGGACTTAGTACAGAATAAAGCAAACCAGATATGGTAGCAGTTTCTGCCTGCAGTCCGAGCACatggagctgagacaggagggttggGAGCTAGAGCCAAcatgggctacacagaaagacactgctgagagagagagagagagagagagagagagagagagagagagagagagagaactgagcaCAGCTTCAGGTTTTCAGTTACACCAGCGATTAACAACAGTTACATGTTGCTAGTAAGAATATCTCCTCCTCAGGATgtctgctaggcaagtgctctaccactaaactgTATCTTCAGCTCAGCCTAGAAACAAAGAATCAAGATGTTGAGGGCCAGGGCTGGGGTGAGGGTAAAGCTCTCCTAAGCTAAGAAAGCCTGGAGTTTGTCCTAGTACAGTCTTCCCAGTCAGTGACCCAGCAGACCTTGCCCTTGTCAGCCAAAGGGGTTAGACTGACAATAAATATAGCTTATATGTAGGCAGAAACAGAAGTGGCCACAGTACTGCCCTGATATACACCTGAGCACAGAAGCGTGTGcacacatgcgtacacacacacacatacacacagcaatcTAGGCCCTAAGACCCCTTCATGTACACATGCTTGCACCCAGTGCCCTATACAAGTAAGGCTGGATCTTTGGAGACCCCTGACAAAGGAAGGGGCCCGAATAAAAGGATTTCCTGGGGACTGAAGAGGTGGTTCAGGGGTCAGGAGTTGCCTGGgcagagaggacccaggtttgattttcagcactaacaggggctcacaaccatatgtaacccAGGTTCCTGGGCTTCCAACACCTTCTGGCATCTTCAGGTACTGCACACACAGTATGCCTGTATAcaggtaggcaaaacactcacacacattaaaaacaaaagcttcaCTGTGAACCAGAGGCTTCCTTCCTCTCCTATACAACAAATGGGGCTCAAATAGCATATTGGTGGCCTATAATGTATGGGCAGAGAGAGGTGTGACCCACGCTGGAACAAAGCACTCCAGGTAGAAACCAAAGTCAGGGCCATCTTACCGCTTGGGCCCTTGACCACTGCACACATCTAACCAGTCATGGACGAACAGAGTCATGGACAGATTAGGGAGAGGCCAGGCTGAGTCCCAGGGGGAAAGAGACAGATACAGACAGCCAAAGGTTCCCAACCAACCATATCCCCTGGATTCTTACACTACCAGCCAGTAAGTGTTCCTCTCCCATCTCAActgagcccccctcccccccagtttATGATTGTCCCCACCCTCCAACTCCTGCCTAGTCCTGGCGCGGCTAAGCCTCCTTGCCTCTTAGGTGTTTCCAGGAAGCACCCCTATTCTGGGATGCTAGTGTCCTGTCCTCAGCTTCAGAATTCTAGGATCCTTAGCAGGAGGTGTCTGGTCCAGCCACCACCCAGTGAAAACAGTAGCCCCAACATGTAGGTGGGTCTAATTTCCCCTCCACCACCTCAGAGAGggcaggaaggggaaggaagcttACCAGTGAGGCCTCAGGGCAGGCAGAGCTGGGAAACCCCTTCCCCCAGCTTCCCTGCAGCCAAGGGATAGGGAGAGGTGCTACTTCCAGCATTGAGACTGGCAGGAGAAAAATCCCGCCCACTGCCTCGTCACCATACCCACACCAATTCCACCAATCAAAAAGTCAGatgggctgggcatggtgctgcacaccttcaaccccagcacttgaaaggcagtgACAgggtggtctctgtgagtttgaggccagcctcatctatagaGTAGGTTCCatgaaagccagagctacacagtgaaacctgtctcaaacaaacaaacaaacaaacaaacaaacaaaaaaacaaccaacccaGGAAGATGCTGGAGGACCAGGAGCTGAGGATGCAAGAGCAGCACCTATCTGCAGCCTCACTCTagcccagtttctttcttttttatttcttttgacctGCATATTCATCTATGTGAGAATATCTGATCTTAGAgtcacaaacagttgtgagctgccaggtgggtgctgggaattgaacccagatcctctggaagagcagtctgtgtgcttaacaactgagccatctctccagccacatctAGCCCAGTTTCTACCTGCCTTCTGAGGTCACCATATCTCCCATTTGAGAAAAACCCACAGCTGAGGCTGGACACCATTTCCCGGCTTGATTCCCTGCAAGGCCTCCCAAAGCAGGGGAGCAGCGGTTTCTAAACGGACTCTGGTCCACCATAAGCTTCCTGGACTGTGACCCACTTCAAGCATGTGGGAGGGGAACCATGTCTAGTCTAGAAGCAATGGAGGGAGCAAAGACTCTTGGGGAAGTCCCCAGAATAAGTCTCCCTAGAATCATGGGCCTCAGACATTCTGGGATCTACTGGGCCCATGAAGAATTCTCATGCCCTTCACAGCTCCAGGGTGCCATGCATCTCAGACCTGCTTCTATGCCTTGGTGCCCAACCAAGAGGGGGTATTCACAGGGCCTATCTTCTGCCCTGCTGTCTCAAGTACCTCTGGAGCCTGACCAGCTAGGCCCTGTTGGTATTTTGCTGCCAGACTAGAACTGGCAGACGGGTGAGATTTGGAGAGTAAGGGCTGTGtaaaagttaataaataataataaaccctCAAGTCAAccttgaagaaaagaaaggtcGGAGGAGAATGGGCTGAGggccagggcagaggcaggcgcgaGGTTTGCAGGCAAGGCCAAGGTTGACTCCAGCAGCCCCTACGGCAGTGGTGAGTAGGGTGGGGGATGAGAAGGGGCTGGGCTCTTGGGACACATCTTGCTCAGGTCAGGCCAGCACTGGCTCCAGGACTCTGCTTAGAGCCTTGTGGGAATTTCTCCCAAAGCTTTTGTGACTGTCCTTACTTCCTCACTTAAGTCCCTATCCCAGGATCAAGCCTGATCTGGCTCCATGGGCACAAgcaccctcctctcccctccccccccaaaaaaaaatccccctgCCCTGCCTGCCACAGTGCCTGCTTTGGACTACCATGCAAACTCCATCTGGGGAAACCGGGGATAAGGGGTGCTGGGCACAGGAGTCAGGGCAAAGAGACGGCTGGAGCCTCAGCGATCCCAACAGGCCATCAGCGTGAGAGGGCTTCCCAGCTGCAGAGCCGAATTAGCTTTTGCTGTGCACAGAGCAGCCTCTGGGGCAGCAGAACAAAGAGGCGAGAGAGAAAGCCCCCCTTTGTCTGGGTTTGAATGCCAGGCCGGCCAGGGAGGAAGGCTTTC
The DNA window shown above is from Cricetulus griseus strain 17A/GY chromosome 3, alternate assembly CriGri-PICRH-1.0, whole genome shotgun sequence and carries:
- the Trim8 gene encoding E3 ubiquitin-protein ligase TRIM8, with translation MAENWKNCFEEELICPICLHVFVEPVQLPCKHNFCRGCIGEAWAKDSGLVRCPECNQAYNQKPGLEKNLKLTNIVEKFNALHVEKPPTALHCVFCRRGPPLPAQKVCLRCEAPCCQSHVQTHLQQPSTARGHLLVEADDVRAWSCPQHNAYRLYHCEAEQVAVCQYCCYYSGAHQGHSVCDVEIRRNEIRKMLMKQQERLEEREQDIEDQLYKLESDKRLVEEKVSQLKEEVRLQYEKLHQLLDEDLRQTVEVLDKAQAKFCSENAAQALHLGERMQEAKKLLGSLQLLFDKTEDVSFMKNTKSVKILMDRTQTCTGSSLSPPKIGHLNSKLFLNEVAKKEKQLRKMLEGSFSTPVPFLQSVPLYPCGVNSSGAEKRKHSTAFPEASFLETSSGPVGSQYGASGTASGEGQSGQPLGPCSSTQHLVALPGGAQPVHSSPVFPPSQYPNGSGTQQPMLPQYGGRKILVCSVDNCYCSSVANHGGHQPYPRSGHFPWTVPSQDYSHPLPPTPSVPQSLPGLAVRDWLDASQQPGHQDFYRVYGQPSTKHYVTS